One Triplophysa rosa linkage group LG8, Trosa_1v2, whole genome shotgun sequence genomic window, tatttattttcagttaagacagctcaaacttttattttagtctgggactagtcttaaaccttgtgtgtgaaaccgggcaataaTGTctcaaatggaaacaaaccatTAAATAGcttattataaattattctgTGAACAGGAAAAacgataaacaaaataaaaggtaaagacCAAAGAACACATGATAACATACCCCTACCAGATCATCAATGACCATAAGGTGGCAGCAGTACATTGCCAAACTATATGTTTTGCTTTAGAGTACATGCAGTTGTCATACCTGCTTGCTGTTTAATCCAGACTAATACAGGAATAGATATATCAAGGATGAGCaaatcatgttgtttctttgaATACAGTTCCCTCTACTcttattttcctgttttcttaTTATGTTACTTGCAATGTTGTAGTGTAATTATAATGTTGCTTTTGGGATCCTGTTCACGTTATCACTGAAAACCAGAACCAGAAGTTGAAATAAGGAAATGaaatgactttttattttgtcattggACAAGGACAGTATATGGCaactcagtggttctcaaactggatCTAGGGGGTGGTCACAAATTTTGtggcattatatgaaatatatcatagattttatgcaatcaaccATCAGAAAATTGATGTATTGATGTTCTAGCATTGtataacagaatttgtttttggtttcattaaaattctaaatttaagattatatgtttttatttgggggggggccgcaaagcgatgcactctacacaaagggggccttacaacgaaaaagctTGAGAACTACTGGTAtacatattataaatgaaaagagtGTAGTTATTTTTATGATTAGGTATATATTTACAGTCAAGATAGTCATGAATGCAACCTCTGCACTTTATTACCTACTATATGGTTTTACATTCTTTTtatcataaacacaaaacaacgaGGAAGAGCTATcatttctaaataaatggtttgaTATATAATGATCTGAACTTTGGATGGTGTCAATAATCATTTGCCATGAACACGTACACATTGTAAAACTCTaatgtttcacagacaaggcatAAGGCTAGTCCGAGacttaaattaatgtttgagctgtctcaactaaaaataacttgctctaacatatcttaaaatatgtcagtgccattgttttgtctaaagGTGcacacacaagtaatgtttctATCCTAATCCAACTAAGACATAGtccaggggccggttgcataaactgctcagACTAGTTTTAGAAGTTAGTCTtctaatttttttcttaaagactggtcataacttctttaaatcagttacataaaacGGTAGATTGGGtttattgaaatatgaaaagtaagactcaTTAGTCCTTACTAATTGCTAGTCAatgagactagttgttaagacgCAGTCTTAATTTAGCAGctttatgcaactgggccctTGTTTaaactaagccttgtctgtgaaaccgggcctatgaAGTCAGGTATACTGTCAATAATCTTAATGGATTTCAGTCCTGTAGAAAACTACTTTTtgaatttgcattttaataccTGTATTGTCTTGTTTAGGATGTATTATTGCGTGTCATTCATGGTCTTcgtaaagaaataaaatatttcctcTCATTAAACGTTATCTAACGTAACTAAAGTGCGCCAGTGTATGACAATGGCTCTGAATCTCTTTCTTCTGTTGTCACCACAATGTGTAGTTGcattgtatttacaaatgatacACAAGTTATAATAAAACGACACTGGTTAAACATTGAGCACACAGTGGATTTTTTATATGATGAAAATGGATTTTCGTAATATATACAGCAAGTTTGCAGTCTCTTTAACATTTAGAAATTAGAAGATTTTATACAGCCTGGCAGGTCACAGCATTTAATCATATACCATACTTAAAATgttatacactctaaaaaaatggtgctatgtAGCACGAAAAGTGGTTATTTGcttgtaatcataggggaaccacttttagtgctatatagcaccatatcttggtgcttcagaggttcttcagaggttcttttggggtgaccgaggtgctatatagcaccgtaTGGTTCTACAGTgtttctatatagcacctcagtcattccAAAGAACTGCTGAAGAACCACcgaagcaccaaaatatggtgctatatagcactatttCTTTAGAGTCTATCTCActtacacaacaacaaaatgtttctttagaaatgtcacaaaattaaaaatgtgcaATATGCAGGACACTGTCGGGAAGGCGCGTCAGCTGCGTTTCATAACCTGTGCATAGGTAACCCCTTCTGGTAAGGAGGAGGGTTTCGATTCCTGAATGTAGACATTGGACAAGCATGTCATACAATAAACAAACCAAATTACTTCCTTATTATTTTACTGCAAGGCTAAAGGACAGCAGTCTATTTTGTGATGCGATAAGCTATTATGGCAGCTAAAGCACATTTATCATGTTTGTTAAAGGGCTAGATTTACATATTACTCACCTGGCTTTCATAGGGTGGTGGGGGAGCTTGTGGTTTAGCTGAAGCTCCATGCATTATTTGTGCATATTCTGTCATAGATTCATTCATATTCCTTGGAATCACCCCCTCTCCTCTAGACTTCCGTTCATGACTGATTTCTGCATAGTTCAACTCCTACATGGAAAAAATACTGATCAGCTAGCAGTTGTATGTTTGCCATAAAGTGATTGTTCAGCAACAACataattctgtcaccatttactcaccctcttgtcatttcaaacctgtatgactttctttattccgcagaatacaaaagaggatattttgaaaaatgttgttaactagaccctattcacttgcattggttttgtgtccatacaatagaactgaatggggtccagtgctgttcagttaacaactttcttcgaaatatattttctttttctgcggaagaaagaaagtcataaaggtttgaaatcatttttgggtgaactatcactttaacatgcaATTACAACTTAAAGTGTGATAAAATACTGTTAATGCCTGGTTATTTTGTATCTCCACATATGTCTTTGGGTTGAAAACAATTAAAAGTCACTCACATGCTCTTGTCTTCTGGGTGGTGCTGtttaaagaaacaaacataactgaattgaattgaagttgAAAAGACAAATGTACTGAGTATGTTGTTTTACtcagaacatacagtatatgcattataaattaattatcataCCTTCAttggttggtttgttttttcCCAGACTTACTTTTGggctaaaatgtaaataaaaatgttacaaaaactcATAACAGTTTGAGATCACGATCATTTGAGAAATGTCGTGAATCATTTAAGGTCAAATCATTCATTGCTGTGCGTATTCACTACACATAGTGGCGTTTAAAACAAATGACACTATGACTCTAAATTACTCacattgttttagtttttgtaaGGTAGACAATCAAACCACAAATGCCTGCAACTGCCACTAAAACACCAATGACAATCCCAACTATTGCACCTGTTGTCAGCCCTCCTCCTCCATCACCACCATTATCTCCACCACCACCTTCTATAGCAAAAATACAAGAAACAAGagtcatgtactgtacacaatactgtacaaattaaacataaacagcataacataaataacaacaaaattaCAAAGTTACAAAGATAATTACATTGCCAATGTGTTTCATGTGTCTATTTAGCAGGCGTTATCTAAAGAAAGAGAAAATTCTAGACTACAAGCTGTAACTAAGAGAAAAGGAGTATGCTTTATTATTAAATagaaatgtttgaaaatattaaTACTCTACTATCAATCGTGAGTTAGTCAAAGTATTGTTTGAcatgatatatttatataaaacaagGTAACTCTTACCTTTAACTTCTAAAATATGGCTTTGAGAGTCAACGTTTTGGTTTGTGACATGATTCCTGGCTGTGCAGACATAGTCTCCGCTGTTTGTGAGGTTGGTCTTTTCTATGGTGAATTTTTCTGTGGTTACACTGGTGTCTGTTCCATTAAACTTCCAGGTAAATGAAGCAGAAGGTAAAGATGTGGCAAAGCAAGACAATGACACCAGACTCCCTAAACCCGCCTCATTTGGACCCTCAATCAAAACATTTTCTGGTCCATCTATAACACAAAGGGAAAAAATAGAGCGATTTCATCAGGCGTGACCACAAATCTTGATGTTTAGCTGTTTGTACTTACAGTTGACGATAAGGTTGAGTTTTTTGGTCTCAGAGCTGACAGGATTTCTCAGAGTACATTGATATTCTCCACTGTCGGATCTGAACACTGGATTGATGGAAACTGATCTGTTATCAGATGAGAAGATGATGCTGACGCTGGGATTCAGTGGATTATTATCTTTTATCCACTGCACAGAGGTGATGTTGCCATTTCCTTCACAGGTTATGTTAGCAATTGATTTCCGCTCTATTAATAACTCTCCTGGACCAGTAAGACTGGTGTCAGTCACTTTTTCTGTGTGGGTGAGagggaaaacaaaaaaagaaaacctgTGGTTTGAAATTCTGGGAAACACTGGTAAATAACAAGCAGCTATAATGGGCATCTTGTGTCTATTGTTTTGACTTAATTGATTATTTCCcctatatgtagatacaagtTATAGTTACGAGAAATCATTGacatttacagtttattattattctagTGAGCTGACTATTAGCTTTATGTGGTGGTATTCATGGATAACTGTCATacaacatacactgtaaaaagtaatttGTTGACTTTACTCAATTCAATCATGCAAACTCGTTGCCTCGTTTCAATTAAGTAAACTTAACTTAATTGTATCAAGTCCAATTtactaaaatattaaatgtttcctTTACTAGTTCAAACTCGCATTTACTTAAATACATTAAGTTAAAGTAACTAAATTTAATCTGTGATCTGTGAAGCAGTGACAGTAACCTACTCCAACATGTTCAGTAAAGCTTACTTAAACAGTTAAAGCAAATgtaacatgtttttctttacattcttttataGTCTTTTTTGTTTAATCCATATGGTAATAAAAAAGCCACAGATCTCAAATCATAACgtttcaaaacatttatttttcacaatgTTAATGCATTGTGAGGCATAAAAAATGATTACATTTCTTGCATATCtgaaacagtataaaacaagcAGAACTTGCTGGATAAAGTTGAATGTGTTCTTCATGCACTTCGGGTAATCAAGATGGAGTGCATACGACAGTCCAAACAAGAGACAAACAGCAAGAGGCATATCTCAGACTTCATCCATTGCGATATCTCCCTCTATGATGTGGAGACAGGATCTGCATGGATTAGCGAAGAAGAGTGAGGAGAATCTTCATTGATGACTGTCAGAATGCCAACAGCAATGTGCTCAAAGTCGTTCTTATCCGAGTCCTGAAAAGAGATTattcaaaacaattaaataaagaaCTATTTACACAGTTGTGGTCTTAagtttatatatgcatatttcaGAATCCATTAAATGTTGACAATTAAAGAATAAGaggaatgaaaaatgaaaagtttttaattttgtaatgctaCTAACAAGCTATTTAACATAACATGTTTACATATTATCCACAAGACAGACTAATAACTGAATTAACAAAAATGACCCCGTTGAAATGTTTACATACGCGGTTCTAATACTCTGATGTTACACAGAGTCAACAACTGTTGTAATAGTTTTTCACAAGTCACATGTTTGTTCTGAGACATCACATCATACAAAGAGTTGTTGATGATCCAAGTAACATCACATAGTGTTAAGAATCAACTGCATATAAACTTTTGAGCTTGGTTATTTCTGTCAATTATTATGTGTTGTGGACTATACGTACATATCTGTTatatgaaacacatttttatattttattcaataaTCAGCATTTTCTAGATTCTGCAAGCAGTTTTATACAAAAAcctgacaaaaacaacaaacactgcaatacagttaaagtgacagttcacccaaaaatgaaaattgtgtcatttactcatcttcttcaaacctgtacgaccttgcgcagaacacaaaaaaagatattttgaagaaagttggtagcagaacagcgctggcacccattcacttctatttgtttgactcaaaaccaatgcaagtgaatgggtgccagttaccaatattcttgaaaatattttcttttgtgttctgtggaaggagGAAAAtcatacagttttaaaatgacaagagggtgaataaatgatgacaaaattttcatttttagggtgaactatcactttaaccacATAAAAAATTAGCaatatttatcataatattCATTATGGCTACTTACAaagcagagtttgaaaaaatCTGAGGCCTTGTCTCCAAGAAGAACAGGGATGCAACGAAGAACTGTAGTGTGTTGAAGAGTCACCAGAGATTCCTGAAACAAGAATACATATAAAATGAGATCACATGTTGTGTTCGCTAATACCTCCTCAAATCTGCCTTTGTACAGGGTTCCACAAAATCGCATAACTCACACTGAAAAACGTTACCTCCTTTACGACATTTGTTTTCACAGAATCTGATGCGTGATGAGTGGATAAATGCACCTTTACAGCACTGAACGACTTAAATGTGCACAAACAGTCTTTGTATAAACACGGCACTGGTGATACACGAGTGTAGTTTCCATGTTTTAATCTGTAATGCTTCAATAAAAGCACTCTTTTGCCTGTGGAATATGAACAGTACTTGCACGGCCAAGGGGATGCCATTTTTTCTAGAATACATTAATAGTTGCTGTTTTGTGAGATAATTACCTCAGACTGATGTTTCTGATGTCTGATGCTGACAGAAATATTTCGCCGCGGTTGAAAGTGGCGCCGCACGAGCCTGCGTGTCAGCAGCATCTGCACGAGGTTGACGTCCGACGACCGTTGAGTTTCTTCTCATGTTTCAGCCTGAATCCCGCCTGTGCGTATTGACCCCTAGAGGCAAATACGGTACTGCAGAGGCGACAACTTAATGTTTGTGTTATATAGTCTTAAAAGCAGAATTCGTAGTAAATTCGTGCTGACGTGAAACCtacttaaataatattttaacaacCATTACATAAAGTCAAATGACAAATTACATAAGTATAACAAATGCTTTTAAGACTTTTTATGTTCTATTTtcacttatttaaaaaacataccaCACATTCTTAATTTAAATCAAACCATTTATACCTCATATTGTATCAACGCTaattattaacacaatattttgtgtttagttacgtttatataacatttggAAACCTCTACTCTCTTAAAACACTTATCAGTTAGCAGAACAAAATGGCACTCATTCAAATTGCATTAATTCAACTAGGGATATTTAAGTAACTAAGAATTTTAACCCAAATAGTACCCGTTACTTAATCTACATTATTAATCTCAACAAGCAGTTGCACATTAAGTGAAGTCaactcaaaaaaataagttaGCACATTCATTACAATTTACAGTGTATGTggcaacaaacacacatttaacaattatcttttataacagtttattataaataaataaaatcctgtaCTGTACACTGAAAATCTaatggacagcactgtggacaTTGCATTATATATAAATAGACTATATactatgtatactgtatactgtatactgtatatatatatacagtatgtgaccccCTGCTATTTTTGGGTCACAATGACATGAAATGATTTGTAtacgtgtatatatttattatttatttatattaacattcataTGAGATTGTGTTAATAGCAATGATAGATAGTGTTACTAAGAGTGTAGAGCTGCATCTTTTAAGTTCTTGGTGGCAGTTGAGAGCTTGAGTTACCATGACAACTTTGGTGCTTCTTCAGACAACACAGAGGACCGCTTGACTAATGGCAACTTCTCGTCTCTCTTACTCTTTTATTGAAAAAGGTTGGATAAAATGACCAATTTGAGATAAAATCTGAAATTCATATGCTTTAATGTcaaatgaatgtttatttatattgagtagttattgtattattattttaaatagatgTTTTGTCAGAAAGAGGTTCACTAGTGTCTTACATTTTATAGTAAAAGTGACATTTGaacaaatgaaatcaaattgactaaaatgttttaacgAACTGCTTAATAATATTGTAATGTGTTACTTACCTGAGTGTAAGTAACACATTATATACAATAACaagttattatatataatatattatatatattatatataatatattattatatattatatatattaacttgtattataatataatacaagtTAAGTTTACTGTGTAAAAGAGCTGTGTGAGAGTCTGAACCATTTATATAGAAGTTATTGGATGATTTTATCTATTTATTGATCTATTTGTTATTTAAGTGTTTATGAATCTATTCAGTTTACGAATGGCATTTTCTTTATGGTTTTAACTGTTTATTAATAAAGACAACACAGAGGACCGCTTGACTAACAGCAAACTCTCGTCTCTCTTACTCTTTTATTGAAAAAGAGTTTAATCTCAATACAGTTCCTCCCTTTGACCGGGACCTgtaacatatatatattttgcatatATGCAGaatctgtagccatctttaaaaaccgtctgaaaacacatctcttccgtcaacacctgactgatcagctctgacttctatctctttcctactctttcaaaaaaagagTGTGCGTGTAAATAAGCAAATATAGTATAAGAAATTACTGTATTGCTAATCATTGTGATTTTACAGAACAATGTTTTGATATCAAAGTAATTTACTGTGAATCTACAGTACACAACTGTCACTTCACAGCAGTAAACGGTACGACAAACATGAGACAACAAGCTACACACAATACTCCTGTCCCCTTTTCAAGTGGCTTTCCACTGCGTAATAAACAAAGTAAAGGCACTTAAAAACTTATTCAGTATCACATTCACGTTATCTACTGTTTGCCACACAACTGTTCTGATGCTATGACACAATTTTTTCTTACACTCATAAATCTTGTTTAATTTACAAGCTaacattaaatgtgtttttaatatgcattacattatttaatttgtattaaaaacattgtattgAAGTTTAATAgctggctcagtggttagagcatggtgcaaTGCCAAGATCacgggttcaatcccaggggattgcacatagtcagaaacaaatgtgtagtacaatgcaatatatttttgcatattCCAATAAAGCCCCTATTACCTGAAATACTTGCTTTTTTCCAAATAACTGTCTCCAATAAAGACCTTAAAAttttagtgttttgtccattttgtaccatacactACTTTGATGGTTTAATCGAACCTGAGAAGGCACTAAAAGCAACTATTGTGCAAACATACCCACCCCCACTCcccggacatcacttttgg contains:
- the LOC130558377 gene encoding carcinoembryonic antigen-related cell adhesion molecule 6-like, with translation MSLASNDQTRQCMGQVLQFPDSFDGAVGESIVFAPDNPPPTSSAFWLIRWIFGDQPVFTSTPAETNIPPAYTDRVTVDTTTHALMLMNLTFSDTGTYELSVQTDKIYTGQTSLLVYEKVTDTSLTGPGELLIERKSIANITCEGNGNITSVQWIKDNNPLNPSVSIIFSSDNRSVSINPVFRSDSGEYQCTLRNPVSSETKKLNLIVNYGPENVLIEGPNEAGLGSLVSLSCFATSLPSASFTWKFNGTDTSVTTEKFTIEKTNLTNSGDYVCTARNHVTNQNVDSQSHILEVKEGGGGDNGGDGGGGLTTGAIVGIVIGVLVAVAGICGLIVYLTKTKTIPKVSLGKNKPTNEAPPRRQEHELNYAEISHERKSRGEGVIPRNMNESMTEYAQIMHGASAKPQAPPPPYESQESKPSSLPEGVTYAQVMKRS